DNA from Agathobaculum sp. NTUH-O15-33:
CGAACTTTTTATACATGGACCGATCCAGCTCGGCCGCGACCTTGCGGAAATCAAAGTCGTCCTCGGTGTTTTCCACGCCGAAGTAAATGGCAAAGCGCGCGCCCACGCCGCGGCAGTGGCCCTTCTTGCCATGCTTGGCAAACAGATCGTCGATACCGCGGTACAGCTTGTTGCCGATCTTCTCGATCTGATCGTAAAAGCCGGGCTCCATCGCCATCTTGATGCACTCGATCGCCGCGATAACCGGCATGTAGGAGCCTGTGTAGGTGCCGCTCACCGTTGTCTTGCCGATGGGGTTGAGGCAGTTCATAATATCCGCACGGCCGCCGAACGCCGCGATCGGCAGGCCGCCGCCAATGGCCTTGGCCATGGTGGTCATATCCGGCGTAACGCCGTAATATTTTTGCGCGGAACCCGGACGCATGCGCAGACCGCAGACAACCTCGTCAAAAATAAGAATGATCTTCTCGCGGGTGCAAAGCTCGCGCACCTGCTCTAAGTACTGCTTGCGCGCCTCATAGCAGCCGCAGTTGAAGCTGATGGGCTCTAAAATAACGCAGGCGATTTCGCCCTTGTACTTCTGTACCGCGTGCTCCAGCGCGTCGATATTGTTGAACACCACGTTCACGACGCTGTCCTTCGCGTTCTGCGGGAAGCCTTCGGAATCCGCCGCGGTCTCGACCTCGCCGTACTCGTCCGCCTTGCCCACGCCGTTGTGGTTGAACCAAATGTTCTCATGCATGCCGTGGAAATGGCCTTCAAATTTCAGCACCTTGTCGCGGCCGGTAAAGCTGCGCGAAACACGGATTGCCGCCTGCGTCGCCTCTGAGCCCGTGTTGGCCAACCGGACGCGCTCGCAACTCGGGAACACCTCGCGCAGAAGCTTGCCCAATTCCACATGGTACGCGGTATCAAAGTTCATGAAAAAGCCCTTGTCCATCGCGCGGCCGATGGCCTCGCGGATGCGCGGGTGGTTGTGTCCATAAAGGCCCGCGCCGGCGCAGGTGTGGTAATCGATGTACTCCTTGCCGTCCGCGTCCCAAACATGGCTGCCATCCGCGTGATCGATGTATAGCGGCTGCTTCCAGCACTGCGTTATAGCGCTGTCCCGCCGAGGCGCCCGCCACAAAGATCTGCTCGGCCTCGCGGTAAATTTCCTGTATGCGGCTCATACAGTCCACTCCTTTTTATCGTTTGTATTTGAGCATGTGTATCAGCGGTTCCTTAATTATTTCAACCGTTGATATATGTCATGTTTTATTTATAACACCCAATCTCCATTCTGTCAACACTTATTTTAATGGTTAATTTAATTTACCGGGTTTTCTGCTGTTTTCCATCCTATTCAAAACATTGCATTTGTCATTCGACAAGGCTCTCACTTTTTCATTATATTTTTTAATTATTAAAAAAAGTGTTGACACCATATATTTTATATGTTAAATTAAAGCTAATAAAAAGCGGCGGTCAAACGTCGCTCCACCATACAACATCGTCAAAATAGGAGGAACAAAATCATGCGCATGATGGAAATCATCGATGAATCGACCGGCAAGGTAGTGGGCAGCGTCCCGCACTACGACGGCAAGGAGATCGCGGAAATGGTAGACGTCGCTTACGCGGCGCAGCCCCGCTGGGAAAAGGTGCCGCTGTTCGAGCGCGGCCAGATCCTTTACAAGTTCTGCGACCTGATCGACCAGAACCGCGAGGAGATCGCAAACTACATGTCCTGCGAAATGGGCAAGCCCATCCTTCAGTCCCGCGCGGAGACCACCTACGCCGCCGAGATCGGCCGCGCCAACATCGAAGTGGGCAAGCACATGTACGGCGAGGTGCTGTGCGACAGCTCCGAGGGCTACGAGGATCACGTGGTCATGGTCCGTCACGAGGCGCTGGGCGTCGTCGCGGCGGTCATCCCCTTCAACTACCCGGTCGAGCTGACCCTGCAAAAGGTCGTTCCGGCGCTTCTGATGGGCAACACCATGATCGTCAAGGCATCCACCACGGCCCCCTGCTGCGTCAAGAAGCTGATCGATCTGGCGATCGAAGCCGGCGTGCCGCAGGACGTGCTGCAATTCGTCACCGGCAGCCGCGAGGACTGCACCGAAAACCTGCTGACCAACAAAAAGGTCGCCTGCATCGCCATGACCGGCAGCACCGAGGCCGGCGCCGAGATGATGCACGACGCCGCGCCCACCATCAAGAAGGTCATTCTGGAACTGGGCGGCAACGATCCCCTCATCATCACCGAGGAAGCCGCGAACGATCCCGAACTGATCGCCAAGGCGATCGAGTGCCTGTGCTGGGGCCGCATCAACGAAAACAACGGGCAGGTCTGCGCCTCCCCCAAGCGCACTATCGTACATAAGAAGGCGCACGATGTGTTCGTCAAGTGCCTAGTGAACTTTGTTTCCACCCTCAAGCGCGGCCACGCGACCGATCCCGAGGCGCAGCTGACCCGTCTGGTCTCCACCAAGGCGGCCGAGCGCGTCGAGAAGCAAATTCAGCACACCATCGATCAGGGCGCGAAGCTCCTTTACGGCGGCAAGCGCAACGGCCCCGAAATGGACGTGACCATTCTGGACAACGTGACCAAGGACATGGATATCGCGTGCGATATGGAGGTATTCGGCCCCGTCGTTCCGATCATCACCTTTGAGACCGACGAAGAAGCCGTCGCGATCGCCAACCAGAGCCAGTACGGCCTGTCCGCCTGCGTGATCACCAAGGACCTGAAGAAGTCCTTCTACTACACCGAGCACGTGGAATCCTCGGCGGTATGGGTCAACGGTTCCAGCGCGCTGCGCCATAACGACCAGCCGTTCGGCGGCTGCAAGGGCACCGGCATCGGCAACGAGGGCGCGGGCTACTCCTGCGCTGAGTTCACACGCCTAAAGACCTACGGCTTCTGCGACGTTTCCCCCAAGGAGCGCCTGTACGAGCATGCCGACGGCATGGGCGATTTCCTTTCCAACTTCCGCGCGCAGGTCGCGCAGCAGATGAAGGATATGTAAGCACCTGTATGAAAAAGGGCACGCCGCGTTTTTGCGGCGTGCCCTTTTTGCGGCTTCCCCTCCCGCGCTTCACCCAACACAAAAAAGCCGTCGCTTATGCGACAGCTTCTTTGTTGTTCGATGCAGTTATATCATGATTTTGTGCGGCCGCTTCATGCGTTTTTCCAATAACGCCGCAGCGGCACAGCGTTTTCAGCGTTCCTTTCCGCTATCGCAGCACCTCCCTTCCCCGTCAACGCCTCATGGCGCAGATTTGTTTTTGTACTTATTCTAATAGTTTATATTATATATCAATAAATAGCAAGGCTTATTTTTTATAAAATTTACAAACACATTTTGTCACCGCGAAACTGTTCATTTCGCTTTACAAAAAGGTGCTTTTAGGATAAAATATAAATAAAAAATACTTAAAATAAATTACAAAATATATTGCCGTGCCGAGACGCGCGGTTCGGGAGGTTAACCCATGACTATCAACACCGCTATCGACATCCGTGAGCGTAATTTAGAGCGCATCCGCAGCGCGATCCAGCGCCACGAGACCTGCACCAAAACAGAGATCGCGCGCGAGACCGAACTGAGCATGGCGACCACCAGCACCGCCTTGAACGAAATGCTGATCAGCGGCGAGATCGCCAAGATCGACCAGACCGGCGTCAGCATCGGCCGCCCAGCCGATATATTTGCCTATAACCCCGATCACCTGCATACCCTCGCCATCTGCACCACCATGAAAAACGGTACGGACGCCGTGGAATACATCATCGCCGACGCGCTCGGCCGAATCATCCAGCGGGAAAGCCAGCCGATCGCCTCCGTCAGCGCCGAGCTGCTCGAAGCGCTGGTCACCACCTGTATCGTGCAGGACCCGCTCATCCGCACGGTCGGCCTCGGTATCCCCGGCCACGCGCAGTCCGGCTGCATCACCCAATGCGACATCGCCGCTTTGGAGGGCGTGGACTTCGCATCGCGCATCCGCGCCAAGCACAACGTTGCCGTCGTCGTGGAAAACGATATGAATATCATCACCTATTGCCTCTATCAGGAGCTCGATTGCCCACAGGACGATTTTGCAGCCCTGTATTTTCCCACGCAGGAAAACTCCTTTGTCGGCGGCGGCTTCATCATTGGGGGCCGCCTGCACAAGGGCTGGACGATGTTTTCCGGCGAAGTGAGCTATATCGCCCGCGCCTTCGGCTTTTCCTCGGCCGATCAGGCCGCTCTGCCGCGCGAGCGCGGGGCGTTCTGCCGCTTTGCCGCGCAGATCGTAACCACGGTCGTGTGCACGATCAACCCGCCCCGCATCGTTATCATGGGCGAAGCGCTGGCGGAAACCGACCTGCCGGATATTTGCGGCTATTGCCGCCAGTTCATTCCCGCCCACAACGTGCCCGAGCTGCGCATCGATAACAATATCTTTGATAACTACGCTGAAGGGTTGGTCCGCCTCACGCTCGACCATGTGCTCTTCCCCACGCTGATATGAGCGGAGCAATCCACAAAACCGGCAGCGGTTTTATGCATTTATTTTGCTATTTAAAATAATACAAAATTTATAGGAGGTTTCATATGCGTAAGATATTGGGCATCGATACCGGCGGCACCTATACCGACGGCGTTATCGTCGCAGCCGGTACCCGTGAAATACTGTGTAAGACCAAAACGCTCACCACGCACCGCAACCTGCGTTTGTGCATCAATAACTGCATCCACGCCTTCCGCCCGGACCAGCTGGAGGGCGTATCCCTCGTCTGCCTGTCCACCACGCTGGCGACCAACGCCATCGTCGAGGGGCGCGGCTGCAAGGAAGGCCTCATTTTAATCGGCGGCAGGCCGGAGGGCAAAATGCCTTCGTCCCGCTACCGCGTTATCCGGGGCAAACCGGATATTCGGGGCCGCATGCGTGAAAACATCGATCCAAACGAGGTGGACGAGGCGATCGAGAGCTTTCGCGGCGAGGTCGACGCGCTGGCGGTCTCCGGCTACGCCAGTGTGCGCAATCCGGAGCATGAGATCTATGTCAAGCAGCGCATCCAGCAAAGGCTTGGCGTTCCCGTTGTCTGCGCGCACGATCTGACCGGCTCGCTCGGCTTTTACGACCGTACGGTAACCGCCACGCTGAACGCCCGCCTCATCCCCCTGCTTTGCGAGCTGATCGATTCGGTCCGGCAGGTCATGCTTGGCCACCAGATTGAAGCGCCGCTTATGATCGTCCGGGGCGACGGTACGCTCATGACCGCCGAATGCGCGCGGGATAAGCCCATCGAGACCATCCTTTCCGGTCCCGCGGCCAGTATCATCGGCGGCGTGTTCCTATCCGGCGAAACGAACCCCATTGTTCTGGACATGGGCGGCACGACAACCGATCTTGCCAATGTGGAAGAAGGCCGCATGCTTATGAATAACGACGGCGCCAAGGTCGGCGGCTGGTTTACCCAGATTCGCGCAGCCGAGGTCTATACCATCGGCCTTGGCGGCGACAGCCGCGTGTATTTAGACAGTGAACGCCGCGTGTCGGTCGGGCCGCAAAAGGTCATTCCATACTGTGTCGCCGCCACATGGTTCCCCGATCTGCTACGGGAGCTGCAAGACATCTATGGGCAAGAGGACCGGCCCTATCTGAACTTTTGGCGCAATGAGATCGAAGCCTTCATGCTTGCGCGCTACGCGGAAGAGAATGAGCTGAGCGAGTTGGAATGCCAGATCGTGCGCACGCTCGACCGGTCGCCCCACACGCTCTATGTGCTGCAAAAGCAGATCGGGGTGCCGAGCCTTATCTCCGCGCTGGAGCGTCTGCTCGCGGCGGGCTACGTTTCCCGCATCGCCCTTTCGCCCACCGATGTTCTGCACGCCACCGGCGCGTATGTCGAGTGGGACGCCGAAGCCGCGCGGCTCGTCCTGCAAATCATGGCCGATCAGCTTTCCATCCGCTTTGGCGAATGCGCCGAGCGGGTGCGCGCCACCATCCACCGCTTGCTGGGCTGCGCCTGCATCCAGAGCGGCTTATACTTTGACCGGCAGGATTTTGACGCCAGCTCCAGCGAAGCGGCGGATTATTTCGTCAACCGGATTTTCCTGAACGACCAAAGCCCCGTGCTTGGCGGCCACTATTATTTGAAAAAGCCGGTCGTCGCCATCGGCGCGCCCACCGGGGCGTGGGTCGGCACGCTGGCCGAAACGCTGGGCACCCGCGTCATCGTGCCGCCCTACGCGGAGGTCGCGAACG
Protein-coding regions in this window:
- a CDS encoding ROK family protein is translated as MTINTAIDIRERNLERIRSAIQRHETCTKTEIARETELSMATTSTALNEMLISGEIAKIDQTGVSIGRPADIFAYNPDHLHTLAICTTMKNGTDAVEYIIADALGRIIQRESQPIASVSAELLEALVTTCIVQDPLIRTVGLGIPGHAQSGCITQCDIAALEGVDFASRIRAKHNVAVVVENDMNIITYCLYQELDCPQDDFAALYFPTQENSFVGGGFIIGGRLHKGWTMFSGEVSYIARAFGFSSADQAALPRERGAFCRFAAQIVTTVVCTINPPRIVIMGEALAETDLPDICGYCRQFIPAHNVPELRIDNNIFDNYAEGLVRLTLDHVLFPTLI
- a CDS encoding aldehyde dehydrogenase family protein, giving the protein MRMMEIIDESTGKVVGSVPHYDGKEIAEMVDVAYAAQPRWEKVPLFERGQILYKFCDLIDQNREEIANYMSCEMGKPILQSRAETTYAAEIGRANIEVGKHMYGEVLCDSSEGYEDHVVMVRHEALGVVAAVIPFNYPVELTLQKVVPALLMGNTMIVKASTTAPCCVKKLIDLAIEAGVPQDVLQFVTGSREDCTENLLTNKKVACIAMTGSTEAGAEMMHDAAPTIKKVILELGGNDPLIITEEAANDPELIAKAIECLCWGRINENNGQVCASPKRTIVHKKAHDVFVKCLVNFVSTLKRGHATDPEAQLTRLVSTKAAERVEKQIQHTIDQGAKLLYGGKRNGPEMDVTILDNVTKDMDIACDMEVFGPVVPIITFETDEEAVAIANQSQYGLSACVITKDLKKSFYYTEHVESSAVWVNGSSALRHNDQPFGGCKGTGIGNEGAGYSCAEFTRLKTYGFCDVSPKERLYEHADGMGDFLSNFRAQVAQQMKDM
- a CDS encoding aspartate aminotransferase family protein translates to MWRAPRRDSAITQCWKQPLYIDHADGSHVWDADGKEYIDYHTCAGAGLYGHNHPRIREAIGRAMDKGFFMNFDTAYHVELGKLLREVFPSCERVRLANTGSEATQAAIRVSRSFTGRDKVLKFEGHFHGMHENIWFNHNGVGKADEYGEVETAADSEGFPQNAKDSVVNVVFNNIDALEHAVQKYKGEIACVILEPISFNCGCYEARKQYLEQVRELCTREKIILIFDEVVCGLRMRPGSAQKYYGVTPDMTTMAKAIGGGLPIAAFGGRADIMNCLNPIGKTTVSGTYTGSYMPVIAAIECIKMAMEPGFYDQIEKIGNKLYRGIDDLFAKHGKKGHCRGVGARFAIYFGVENTEDDFDFRKVAAELDRSMYKKFVTECLPRGLWFHDTAGPVSPAHYGITIAHTEKDIDETLTRMDDIFKTF
- a CDS encoding hydantoinase/oxoprolinase family protein: MRKILGIDTGGTYTDGVIVAAGTREILCKTKTLTTHRNLRLCINNCIHAFRPDQLEGVSLVCLSTTLATNAIVEGRGCKEGLILIGGRPEGKMPSSRYRVIRGKPDIRGRMRENIDPNEVDEAIESFRGEVDALAVSGYASVRNPEHEIYVKQRIQQRLGVPVVCAHDLTGSLGFYDRTVTATLNARLIPLLCELIDSVRQVMLGHQIEAPLMIVRGDGTLMTAECARDKPIETILSGPAASIIGGVFLSGETNPIVLDMGGTTTDLANVEEGRMLMNNDGAKVGGWFTQIRAAEVYTIGLGGDSRVYLDSERRVSVGPQKVIPYCVAATWFPDLLRELQDIYGQEDRPYLNFWRNEIEAFMLARYAEENELSELECQIVRTLDRSPHTLYVLQKQIGVPSLISALERLLAAGYVSRIALSPTDVLHATGAYVEWDAEAARLVLQIMADQLSIRFGECAERVRATIHRLLGCACIQSGLYFDRQDFDASSSEAADYFVNRIFLNDQSPVLGGHYYLKKPVVAIGAPTGAWVGTLAETLGTRVIVPPYAEVANAVGAAVGQATEQVEILIRPDPITKTYTVFGSQKRLSEPTLDQATDCARRLGAEQAAAYLPGAFFDLTDRVEDVEVADRYTGQTRFVERRVIITAVSHLTARNNVHS